The following are from one region of the Canis lupus baileyi chromosome 25, mCanLup2.hap1, whole genome shotgun sequence genome:
- the LOC140617706 gene encoding uncharacterized protein isoform X1 yields the protein MAAAAVAGLIPVLHSVAGDKSGYYIGRQLWFGFIAVYGVVVYVVRMPWAPIHEDFWCHGNITNVCLIECFEKRFSSPVVGIWYFFFFIFLALFFLMEFFMAQIRHKQNKAKSVESVADEMEEGSMVGIQEHVPSPKKSILNFHQEKMLLLLYLLYFLLQVGAQCVFLVLLMYQHLPLVSQAVMRCSTESCPGPYFCLIRGTMEKRMSIYTLITLSFMIILFCLGFFMYSIHHYLLKGLASAKFWLD from the coding sequence ATGGCTGCAGCGGCAGTAGCTGGACTGATCCCTGTGCTACACTCTGTGGCTGGTGACAAATCCGGCTACTACATTGGACGGCAGCTGTGGTTTGGCTTCATTGCTGTGTATGGAGTGGTGGTGTACGTGGTCCGCATGCCATGGGCCCCCATCCATGAAGATTTCTGGTGCCACGGCAACATCACCAATGTTTGTTTAATTGAGTGTTTTGAGAAACGTTTTAGCAGTCCTGTAGTGGGAATTTggtacttctttttctttattttcttggcCCTCTTCTTCCTCATGGAATTCTTCATGGCCCAGATTCGACATAAGCAGAACAAAGCCAAGTCAGTGGAGTCAGTGGCAGATGAAATGGAGGAGGGCTCCATGGTGGGAATCCAGGAGCATGTCCCTTCTCCAAAGAAGTCCATCCTGAACTTCCACCAAGAGAAGATGCTTTTGCTTTTGTACCTCCTCTACTTTCTCCTGCAGGTTGGTGCACAGTGCGTGTTTTTAGTCCTTCTCATGTACCAACACCTGCCCCTGGTGAGCCAAGCCGTCATGCGCTGCAGCACCGAGAGCTGCCCTGGACCCTATTTCTGCCTGATCCGGGGTACTATGGAGAAGCGAATGTCCATCTACACCCTCATTACCTTGTCCTTCATGATCATCCTCTTCTGCTTAGGTTTCTTCATGTACAGCATCCACCATTACCTGTTAAAAGGGCTTGCCAGTGCTAAGTTTTGGCTTGACTAA